The genomic DNA AAATTCACTCACATGTCCAAAGCTTCAGCGGTCCTGATAGCCATCCCGTGTCTCCATCGGTCCAACTGACCATTGCAAACAATTCGTTTGGGGCGGGGCATATTGGGTAACTTGCACCAATCAACGTTTTACAATGAGAATTTAACGCGCCACCATTTGTCACACGCAGCCTATCAGATTGGAGTCTAAGGATGATTGACAGAGAGCCTCTGGTCATAAAACCATAGGGGAGGCTGTGTAAAGGCGGGATTTATCTGCTCTTACAGTGGGCTTTAAACACACAATAAGGTCAAGCAACGTGAAGTCAGGATGAAAATGCTTCATAAAACTAACGTCTCATAAAACAAGACAGAATTGCAGAGCATACATCCTCAGAAACATGTAATAATCGCGTCATACACGTGGTCATTTAGTAATTACATctggagaaaatatatatttttttttgtaaaattttacatttatgttcgCTTTTGTTTAAACtattataaaggggttcattcatgactaataattcatttaaaatatagatAATTGATATACGGTTATActgtaaaaacatgcatcaaacgtgtgactttcatgcaataggCTTGTTGCGGAGTAGCATTAGTCATATTTGGAAGCTTTtgcaaaaatcaatatttaataaagtaCAGATTAAAATACACTATGGTACTCAAAATTCAACAGATTTTAAATGTCATTAATTTTAAATAGATTATCAAAGATAACCCAGccataaaaacaacagaaaaatccTTTCTAAAtttctaaaaacatttaaattaaaaatgtatttaaaacgaAAGCATTGCAAGTTTATTACTGTTTCCCAGTACCTCAagcattctatctatctatctatctatctatctatctatctatctatctatctatctatctctctcacacacacacacacacacacgctcacacacacacaaatttttaaACACACAGAGAACTTTTTCctcatatttttaaatgcttcCACTTTTATTGTCAGGATAtttgtttaatgtaaaatatttaattacaatacAGTACAATGCATGTTCAATCTGCTGCCCACACAACTAGTCTTGTCATGAAGTTCTAAGGCTGATCTTTCCCGCATAGTAGCCGGTCTGACAGCAAAATGGAAGTTGCTGACCTCTCCTAACGTAAAAACAAcacattaaattatttaacttctAAAATCAAGTTTGCTGTGTTTTTCATATAGCCTACTACCAGTATACTCCAGCAGGGTGCACTAGAGGTTCTCATTACGCTTCAGTCAGCAGCTCCAGCACAGAATTCGGCCCCCGACAATGGGCTGAGAGTGAGTGCTTgaatttatgtatgtgtgtgtgtgtgtgtgtgtgtgtgtgtgtgtgggcagacggaaagacagacagacagactgacagaaagTCAGTCTCTTTGCTGACAGTCACATAGCAGCTTTAGTCTTGGAGAGGCCAAAGGTCTTTCAAAGAAGGACTGGGGCTTCAGAAATTTTCTTGGTATGGTGGATATACACCCCAAGCCAAACCAGTCTTACTACAGCATACAGCTGTTCAGTACCACATATTGAGAAtgcttttttgtgtatttttttttttcacgtgaAGGATCACAGACTTGCAGCGAAGACTTGAACTATCACCAATGGAACACATATCTGTTTTTCCTCAGTCTTTAggatttgttttcatttctgttGAATTTTTCTTTCTCAGCTGAGGATAATGTCAGCTGTATGATACTGATGCGTTGTTAGGTTAGTTGGTTTCATGTACGGTTATTGTTCCTGTGGCGTCTTTATGGAAATGCTGCACAGCAAGCTCCCACTGGGGTAAGAGGGCGGTTCGGATTAGGTCCACTCCCGCCTCTCCAAGTACATTCTCCCTATTGGGCGTGGTGAGGGGGACATGGCCTGACTCAGTAGCGGTGGGTCTGGTGTGAGTACTGTGGAGGCTGCTGGGAGGTAGAGGAATATCCCATGCTGCTTTGGGGCAATGATGTGCTTGGTCCAGGGTTCTGGTAGGCAGCATGTGGATTGGAGCGCTGGAACAAGGAAGAAGAGTGAACTTATTCTGcatctttttaaaacaataatgataaaaagatttaaaggaatattccaggtcctatacaagttaagctcaattgacagcatttgtggcatgatgttaattaccacaaaaattattttgacttgcatccttttctttaaaaaaataaataaaatctttgttccagtgaggcacttacaatggaaatgaatggaggCCAatatgtaaacgttaaaatactcactatttcaaaagtatagccacaaaacataagcaatatgtgtgttaacatgatttgaatgtgataaaatcacttcctaaaataactgtaaaaattatgttttaaaaactttacagctcaaatagtacacaggtgttaacagaagaattaatgtaagtgcttttataaaattataagcttcacatttctgcctttaaaccctccaaaaattggccccattgacttcgattataagtgcctcactgtaaccttgatttttgctctctttttttaaagaaatgggcGGACgagttgaaaatgtttttttggtaatcaacattatgccacaaatgctgtcgattgaggttaacttgtataGGACCTGGAATATTCCTAAGGCATGTGAATACGATGGGAAATTATTACTTGCCACAAGCCAAATGCTTGTATTTTCACACAGTGGCAGGTCATTTTGCTTACTATACCAACTACTGTGGCAGGTGGCACATCTTGGATTGGCCATCGACAAGAAAAGCTTTTGCTTGGTAACAATGGCGCACATTTATAGAAGTAATACATTTACTTAGAACTTGAAGAATAGACAAAGTTCTGCTTTGTTGCTCAAGGGTGCAGTGTGAGAAAgacccaaataaagataatcaTAGATTACAGCTGTCAGATGTGCATTTGCTCAATTTAACATATATACGGAGTTCTTGTATATCAttctgaaatactgtatattacagataaaagaaaaataacaagtggctggtaaaattgggGATTTAGCAGCACCTGTAACTGGTGAGCAAACCAGTTAATTTCCACCATTGTTTGAACAGTAACAGAGttaaaaaatgaatgtttttgtttCCATGCGTTACCTGGTAATCTGAGGTCATGATCAGGCCACTTGAGGTAGTAGTGGGCGGGACCACTCTCACCTTCTTCAGAGGCGGGCCTTGTGCGTGGCTGTTGTCGGGGTTACCTGTGTGCCCCGCCCCATTGGTGTGATTGTTCccctgctgctgttgctgctggtTTTTCTGTGGTAACATGAGAGCGAAATGGAGCATTACAATTCAATctaaacagaaacacacacacaaacaaatataaatatttaaaaagaaacaaacacacatttctcaCTTTATCAGCCTTATCTTCTGGCTCCTCTTCCGTCAGGAATTCTCGTTTGGGATAAGGAATCTGGCAGCCAGCAAAGacactaaaaaaacaacaaaatctcATCCCACCTCATCTAGCAGCACCCAAAATGACTTTCGTATGGGCATGCACAGCTTTTCCGTATGTGACTCTTCCAAATAAGGCAATTACATGATGCAAAATTCTGACCAATACAGGCTTATGTTAGCTGTCTTATTTGGATTTCTAGGATCAGAATATTTAACACGCTTACATGACACATGCACAATCAGAATATAACCATATTCTGATATGAATGTGTGAGTAAACGCAGTCCATGTCCTAAGCAGAAAGCTGATTTTGGATTTGACGCCACTCACTCAGACGTGGGTAAAGGCTCCTCTAGGAAGTATGGATCTTGCATGGCCTGCTCAGATGTGATTCGGCGGATTGGGTCCATAGTGAGCAGCTTTTGTAGCTGAGAGGGAGTTCAAATGTCACTGGTGTAAAGTTTCTAAATAAATCTATGATTTTCCATAGTTGTATGTTTTGAAAGAGTCAGTGGGTCACTCACCAAGTGGAACGCTTTGCTGTCAGGTTTGACTTTATGTTTCTCCATATACTTTATAAGACTGCAGTTAGTGTACCTACAGCGAGAGGGAGGATTGTAATCACTGAAACACCTTATAAATATGTTAATTGTTTTCAGAAACGCAAGCCAGAGATGAAATCAAACTAACGTATTCCTCCTAAAGTCTTTCATCAATGTAGAGTGTTCTGGCATCTTCTTAATGTCCTCCCAGTCTTTGTCTGAGAAGAAAATTAGATTAGGCTAAAAAATTACCAGCACTGAAGCACTGGCCTTCCAAGTACAACTATTAGAATAAAAGTTACTGGTTTAACATCTATGGATTATTTCTGAAAGAGAAAATGGACATTGAACACATTAAAAGCCATTGAAGGAATGGTTACAATTGCTTGTACAGCACAAAAATAGTCTCAAAGCTCAAAATGACTTGTTTTGAAATATGAATGGACCACACAGCATATCGCAGAATACCTGCAGGAAAGCCCATGACATTAAAGATCCGGTCCAGCTGATCGTGATGGTAGGGATTACTGGTCTTAATGTCCTCCTGTCGACAGTGGAAGATAGGCTCTGAGGTCAAAAGCTCGGCAAAGATACAGCCAATCGCCCAGATATCTGTGGAGGAGAGAAAGGcatgaaatctaaaataaaagacTGGGAAAACAGCAGTCCTGAGGGAGATTTGATATTACATAAGACATTTGTTTTTCACAAATACATGGACAAGCATGTGcatattcacacatacacaccgaTGGCTTTGGTGTAATGCCTGGCTCCCAGCAGAAGCTCTGGTGCTCTGTACCAGAACGTAACAACTACAGGGTCCAGATCTGCTAAAGGCTTCAGTGGTGAATTGAAGAGTCGTGCAAAACCCATATCCGCTGCACATAAAATCATAGGATGGTTATGACTGTAAAGCAAAACAATCATGTGCAGACATCTGTTCTTATTGTTGAGTACGGAAAGAACAAAGAACTGATGTCATACCTATCTTTACACGTCCCCTTTCAGGACCTTCTCCCATTACCAAAATGTTGGCAGGTTTCTGTGGTGAAAAGAATCAAAAGTCAAAGTACAGGTCAAAATTTAAACACTTCCTCTTTTTAACCTtgtgtgtggatgttgtattttggcttcgctatacacaatgcataatttcatttaaactgactgatctcagttcagaagactctggactgtcagtaaagggttaaactttcgacatacagtcatgtgacaaaacaacatggtgccgatcacagcagagtttgtctttaggAGTAATACCAGCAGCACTATATCTGGTAAGAAATCTAATCaagatttttacattgaaacctgtttaagTCTCTAGATTCAttcaatatgccattttttaaattttaatgatttattgcGAAACTTCACGccgctaaacacaatgtacactaatgtgtacttaagcgcattttttccttagaaatcctatatctACTGTGCATTATAacattaagaaagaaaaaaatagctTTCAAAGGCTTTGTATGGAGATAGGAtggaaataaggtgcatttttaactgttctgagaccagtgcagaaagaCAGCACACTGGGAGTAAGTGAGCatgctatagctctctatgctgctcctaaaatctgaccaaaagttcagtttctggctgcagatgatgtttggccgacatgggacaatgataaccagtacatagattcagaattgtataattatagttttattttaacatggttggccgTGATTGGATGAAGCTGGCCATAAATTATTCCataattaattatgttaatttctgactcctggaaacataataaacaatctgACTTTCTACAGTATAGCTTAGTATTATTTGAAATGTCAGAAATTTGTTCCACTGTCCACATAagttaacatacatttttaggaagactatttgctctagaaatttacttatttatttattaattacatgtttattagttacaactagttacaaatcaaaaggtAAATGCACACAGCAAGAACCTTACAGTAACCAAGATTTCTGCAGTTTCTGTGGttatcgacattatgccacaaattctgttaacAGAGCTTACTGTCCAGGGCACCTGccagagaaaatatatatattttttttattgccatatCAGCATCACTGGCTATTTTCAAGACAAggtaatatacacaatatagtgTATAATAAAGTCATATACACAATGAAAGTTATATAAGACcttttatttcaatatttgatacattttaaattttcccTGGTGagacatttttgaaaacatccactaaaaatctgaGTATAAACTTTGAAAATAAACAATCTAACAAAAATCTGAAGAAATGCTGCCACCTGCTGGAAATATTGTCATGAGATTCCTGATAAACAGCCATataatcatatacattttttgagtgagaagactcaggagtgacAATTTAATTGGTTCAATTGGCTAATCAAAATATTTGATAAGTATGTAAAATCAAACACAACCACACGGGTGTACTGTTTgccaaagacacacacatacacaatctcACCAGGTCTCTGTGCAGAACCCAGTTGGCATGCAAATAGTGGATGCCGTCCAGGATCTGGTAGAGCAAAGACTTAACCATCCCACGCGGCAGCTGAAGAGGCTTCTTATTAGCCTTGGAGGCTCTGTGGAACTTGATGATGTGCTACAGAGACATGTACACACTCAGCAAGATGTGAATACAAATATTTCAgtgtgtgagcatgcatgcaTATGTGCATTTGAGTGTGTATTACCCAGAGGTCATGTTCAGCGTAGTCAAAGAGAAGCCACACTTTGCGGTCTGCATGTGACAGGAAAACCTTCTGCAGTGAGATCACATTGGGGTGCTTCAGTTCACGTAGCAGCTGCAGGGAGCAAacaagaacaaacacacacatgtgcgtGCTGAGAAAGACATCTACAGTGCACCCACAGAACCCAAAATACACAGAATCACATCAGACTCAAGTAAGTTTGTTAAGCAATGCATTACTGCAAAATAGCTGGCTGTTGTTGAATTGGTAGTCTACATAATAGACCTTTTGGTCCATATTTTGAAATTTAAGGTAGCTAAATATTCCTGTAGTTAATTATGTTTGTAAAAATTAGCTACTTTATTAGAATGAGCACATTGCattgtttttaaaagaatatttctgctctgtaggtccaaacaatgcaagtgaatgtgtgccaaaagtTTGATgctgcaaaaagcacatgaaggcagcaaaaaaagtaatacataagacaccagtggttaagtCCATATATTTATAagcattatgataggtgtgggtgagaaacagatcaatatttaatacaatgtttgctagaaattcttatccttgcccagtagggggcgtatgcatgaagaatgtgtaaaaatcaccaaaaacagaagaagaatgtgaaagtaaaagatAATGTTCAGATTGACTGAGGAGAATTTTCAGTAAAAATTGACaacaatatttatctgtttctcacccacatctatcataatgcttctgaagacaattatttaaccactggagtaatatggattacttttatgctgacctatgtgatttttgaagcttcgtcattttggcacccattcatttgcattgtatggaccaaaagcgCTGAGggattcttctacaaatcttaatttgtgttctgatgaagaaagaatatatgccatatgggtgagtaaatgttaagcacatttttatttttgggtgaaccattccattaaaatgtacagtaattccCTTAATgaaaaactgaccaaaaatatTCATGGCTCATGTTGCACTACAGAGACTTTTGTATAATCAAGAGGTCTCCAGAATTAGAAACAGACCAGCAAGCAGCCAATCATTGTTCGTAGATGTAGCTTAAAGTATGTAAATCCTGTTGGCCTTTTAACAAACCCTTTGATATGTTCCACCCAAGTCTTTCAGACCTAAACATCACTAAACTTGCAAAGATATCTGAGGCCATCATTTGTTTCAGATTTATTCATAATCATAATTCTTATTCAGAATGAAACATTGTACAAATGGTTCTGTTCTGAACAAGTTACAAGGCCGAATGCAACCTCTATAGACGTGCTTATTTAGGTCTAAGGCAGATTTGTCATCTCATTAGCTCACTCCATGACGACTTACTTAAATGCACAAAAGCCTTGATCAAAAACCTTGCAGGTGATGTCAAAAATAGGGTTTGAACACAATTAAACTTTTAAAGCTCAATGTACTTACTGCAATCTCTCTGCAGGCGGACATAGAGATTCCTGTGCCTTCAATTTGCTTCAGAGCATAGTCTTTATCATCCTTCCTGAAAATAAAGATGCGACAACCACAATTACTCTTCAGTACATTTCCCAAAATCTGTACCTACAGAGCACATTAAACCACTTGAATTGAGAAAGAATCAATTGGGATAGACAAGGGAGTCTCTACCAAGTCTAAatggtgaaaatcccaggagatcagcagttacagaaatactcaaaccagcccatctggcaccaacaatcatgccacggtccaaatcattgagatcacatttttccccattctgatggttgatgtgaacattaactgaggctcctgacacatatctgaatgattttatgcactataTAAAAAAGATAatctcatggatgattgttggtgtcagatcggctggtttgagtatttctgtaactgctgatcacctggaattttcacacacaacagtctctagaatttactccgaatggtgccaaaaacaaaaaaacattaagtgagcagcagttctgtggatggaaatgccttgttgatgagagaggtcaacagagaatggctagactggttcaaactgacaaagtctactgtaactcagataaccgctatgtataattgtggtgagaagaatgctattctgagatgtgg from Xyrauchen texanus isolate HMW12.3.18 chromosome 41, RBS_HiC_50CHRs, whole genome shotgun sequence includes the following:
- the LOC127634339 gene encoding cyclin-dependent kinase 8 isoform X2 encodes the protein MDYDFKVKLTGERERVEDLFEYEGCKVGRGTYGHVYKAKRKDGKDDKDYALKQIEGTGISMSACREIALLRELKHPNVISLQKVFLSHADRKVWLLFDYAEHDLWHIIKFHRASKANKKPLQLPRGMVKSLLYQILDGIHYLHANWVLHRDLKPANILVMGEGPERGRVKIADMGFARLFNSPLKPLADLDPVVVTFWYRAPELLLGARHYTKAIDIWAIGCIFAELLTSEPIFHCRQEDIKTSNPYHHDQLDRIFNVMGFPADKDWEDIKKMPEHSTLMKDFRRNTYTNCSLIKYMEKHKVKPDSKAFHLLQKLLTMDPIRRITSEQAMQDPYFLEEPLPTSDVFAGCQIPYPKREFLTEEEPEDKADKKNQQQQQQGNNHTNGAGHTGNPDNSHAQGPPLKKVRVVPPTTTSSGLIMTSDYQRSNPHAAYQNPGPSTSLPQSSMGYSSTSQQPPQYSHQTHRY
- the LOC127634339 gene encoding cyclin-dependent kinase 8 isoform X1, which translates into the protein MDYDFKVKLTGERERVEDLFEYEGCKVGRGTYGHVYKAKRKDGKDDKDYALKQIEGTGISMSACREIALLRELKHPNVISLQKVFLSHADRKVWLLFDYAEHDLWHIIKFHRASKANKKPLQLPRGMVKSLLYQILDGIHYLHANWVLHRDLKPANILVMGEGPERGRVKIADMGFARLFNSPLKPLADLDPVVVTFWYRAPELLLGARHYTKAIDIWAIGCIFAELLTSEPIFHCRQEDIKTSNPYHHDQLDRIFNVMGFPADKDWEDIKKMPEHSTLMKDFRRNTYTNCSLIKYMEKHKVKPDSKAFHLLQKLLTMDPIRRITSEQAMQDPYFLEEPLPTSDVFAGCQIPYPKREFLTEEEPEDKADKVRNKNQQQQQQGNNHTNGAGHTGNPDNSHAQGPPLKKVRVVPPTTTSSGLIMTSDYQRSNPHAAYQNPGPSTSLPQSSMGYSSTSQQPPQYSHQTHRY